In Cryptococcus deuterogattii R265 chromosome 4, complete sequence, a genomic segment contains:
- a CDS encoding vacuolar protein sorting-associated protein yields MAAIPPPTATWDTIQDVFYRKDEIYSLEWKISDLSDYIVTSARNGGPIAMIRDERKIMLLGKHPPGKPKIYVYTSSGILLNTFTWDLTPPILLHFTSQNLIVLSDEGLYRVYDLSSSGEYKQHTLGSEVAEMGLVDAQAWEDGMIVLTGGLEYLQVNGWSGGRAMRLSPSGLSELPTSWSLLSPDKSPTGHAQVLFSTSSTLITLDALERIDQRVSRGPFSHIRVSPNGRFLALITVFGLLWVVSSDFSRNLSEVDIGELSDNAGLPEKVEWCGDNAVVLGWGGKVIVVGPAGDSLKYNYSPSVHLVWELDGLRVISSTSCDFIQKVPDSSLSVFRPGSTHPASILYDAFDHFERKSPKADENIRSIRPELADAVDTCIQAAGREIEVIWQRKLLKAAQFGQAFMDLYNPSEFVEMAQTLKVLNAVRYFEVGIPITYDQYITSSPSYLISHLISRNLHLLALRISQHLSIRPDPVLKHWATARITRSNKGVDPSDRGVIEDEQVCEAIVEKFEKEGERGVSYAETAKKAWEAGRTRLATMLLDHEPRATEQVPLLLQMKQDKIALTKAVDSGDTDLVYHVLLHLRSSLTPGDFFHILDDSISPNLKPAVNLLQVYARQADRQLLRNFYYQDDRRTESACLEMEEAGQSQDINDRIEHLKVAAKRFGESKERAFEAKMIEDAQRLLTLQEAYERELVHKFKFTGLSVDEFIHKLLIEGFGKRAERVRADWKVPDKRWWWVKLKALAEVKDWDGLEGFAKSKKSPIGYEPFVTHLLSLTPPQPKHAATFVSRCDAKDRADLYVRCGEWGKAAEAARERGDRAKLEQLRRMAPTGFAQRDVDEVLQRSGK; encoded by the exons ATGGCCGCCATACCGCCACCAACAGCGAC CTGGGACACGATACAGGATGTATTCTATCGCAAGGACGAGATATACTCCTTGGAGTGGAAGATATCAGACCTTTCAGACTACATAGTTACATCAGCCCGAAACGGTGGTCCTATCG CCATGATTAGAGATGAGCGGAAAATCATGCTCCTAGGAAAACATCCACCGGGAAAACCCAAAATCTACGTCTACACCTCTTCAGGAATCCTTTTGAATACTTTCACATGGGATCTTACTCCACCTATATTACTTCACTTCACCTCTCAGAACCTCATTGTGCTTTCGGATGAAGGCTTATACCGTGTTTATGACTTGTCGAGCTCAGGCGAGTATAAGCAGCATACATTGGGAAGCGAAGTTGCAGAAATGGGACTAGTAGACGCGCAAGCATGGGAAGATGGTATGATTGTTTTGACTGGGGGCCTGGAGTACCTTCAAGTCAACGGCTGGTCAGGCGGTCGGGCTATGCGTTTATCTCCCAGTG GCTTAAGTGAATTACCAACGTCTTGGTCTCTTCTATCACCAGACAAATCTCCAACAGGTCATGCCCAGGTGCTCTTCTCAACGTCTTCTACATTGATAACCCTCGACGCACTTGAGCGCATCGACCAGCGTGTCTCTCGTGGTCCATTCTCACACATCCGAGTATCACCCAACGGTCGATTCCTTGCTCTTATCACCGTATTCGGATTATTGTGGGTCGTATCGTCCGACTTCAGTCGCAACTTGTCGGAAGTCGATATCGGCGAGCTGAGCGACAATGCTGGGTTACCTGAAAAAGTAGAATGGTGTGGTGACAACGCGGTAGTCCTTGGGTGGGGTGGGAAAGTGATCGTTGTCGGCCCTGCAGGTGATTCTCTCAA GTACAATTACTCGCCATCGGTTCATCTGGTTTGGGAGCTCGATGGACTCAGAGTAATCTCGTCAACGTCTTGCGACTTCATTCAAAAAGTACCTG actcttccctctctgTGTTTAGACCCGGCTCAACCCATCCTGCCTCTATCCTCTACGACGCCTTCGATCATTTTGAACGCAAATCGCCAAAGGCCGATGAAAATATACGCAGCATAAGGCCAGAGCTGGCAGATGCTGTTGATACGTGTATTCAAGCGGCTGGGAGGGAGATTGAGGTCATTTGGCAGAGgaagttgttgaag GCTGCTCAATTTGGACAAGCATTCATGGATCTGTATAATCCTAGCGAGTTTGTGGAGATGGCGCAAACGTTGAAGGTCTTGAATGCGGTCAGGTATTTCGAAGTGGGCATCCCTATCACTTACGATCA GTATATTacatcatctccctcgtACCTTATCTCGCATCTTATCTCTcgcaacctccacctccttgcCCTACGCATTTCCCAacatctctccatccgTCCAGACCCTGTTTTGAAACACTGGGCCACAGCAAGAATCACTCGCTCCAACAAGGGGGTTGACCCCTCAGACCGCGGCGTTATTGAAGACGAACAAGTCTGCGAAGCTATCGTCGAAAAatttgaaaaggaaggtgagagGGGAGTCAGTTACGCGGAGACTGCGAAGAAGGCGTGGGAAGCGGGGAGAACGAGGTTGGCTACAATGCTGCTGGATCATGAGCCCCGAGCCACGGAGCAGGTCCCATTGCTATTGCAGATGAAGCAGGACAAGATTGCGTTGACTAAAGCTGTCGATTCTGGGGACACCGATCTCG TCTATCATGTCCTACTTCATTTACGCTCATCGCTCACTCCGGGcgacttcttccacatTCTCGATGACTCCATCTCGCCCAATCTCAAGCCTGCTGTCAACCTCCTGCAAGTGTACGCCCGTCAAGCCGATCGTCAACTGCTACGCAACTTTTACTACCAAGATGATAGACGGACAGAGAGTGCTtgtttggagatggaagaagcggGGCAGAGTCAAGATATAAATGACAGGATTGAGCATCTCAAGGTCGCTGCAAAGAGGTTTGGGGAAAGTAAAGAGCGGGCCTTTGAAGCTAAA ATGATTGAAGACGCTCAACGTCTTCTTACTCTCCAGGAAGCCTATGAACGAGAGCTCGTCCATAAGTTCAAATTCACAGGCTTGTCCGTCGATGAATTCATACATAAACTTCTTATTGAAGGCTTTGGGAAACGTGCAGAGCGGGTGAGGGCTGACTGGAAGGTGCCAGATaagcggtggtggtgggtcAAGCTTAAAGCATTGGCAGAGGTAAAGGATTGGGATGGTTTAGAGGGATTTGCAAAGTCGAAGAAAAGCCCCATAGGGTACGAGCCCTTTGTA ACACATCTTTTGTCCCTCACGCCACCTCAACCTAAGCATGCTGCCACATTCGTTTCTCGATGTGATGCCAAAGACCGGGCAGATTTGTATGTGCGATGTGGAGAGTGGGGGAAAGCAGCCGAGGCtgcaagagagagaggggatCGAGCGAAGCTTGA